The following proteins come from a genomic window of Anas platyrhynchos isolate ZD024472 breed Pekin duck chromosome 12, IASCAAS_PekinDuck_T2T, whole genome shotgun sequence:
- the SNX20 gene encoding sorting nexin-20, with the protein MEEDTHCTAERGLLEAVSRITMFSTTASPDEEQNQPKAEISCQVSKENPKKDDLQDSNASLSPNSSMTTKELQEYWRNEKSQCIQVKLLFEIPSTRIVEHHLSKYVMYKIIILQTGSFDSNKSVIERRYSDFEKLHRNLLEDFSEELEDVTFPKKALTGNFTEEIINERKLAFKDYLRRLYSMKYIRRSKKFIDFLTKPELQEAYGCLRGGHYTKALEILLEVIGLQERLTRGNPVSIVPTLCAIVVCHKDLDNPASAFEYGEKALSRLQVHNSHKYYIPLLEAMITLAYELGKDFLSLQEKLEEWKAKKDPVRVFTLKELAVREYVQ; encoded by the exons ATGGAAGAAGACACACACTGCACAGCAGAAAGGGGGCTGTTGGAAGCTGTGAGCAGGATTACTATGTTTTCTACCACTGCTTCTCCTGATGAAGAACAAAATCAACCTAAAGCTGAAATTTCTTGTCAAGTGagcaaagaaaacccaaaaaaaGATGATCTCCAAG ATTCTAATGCATCCCTAAGTCCCAACTCTTCAATGACCACTAAGGAGCTTCAGGAATACTGGAGGAATGAAAAAAGCCAGTGCATACAGGTCAAACTCCTGTTTGAAATCCCATCAACCAGAATTGTAGAGCACCACTTATCTAAATATGTG aTGTATAAAATCATAATTTTGCAGACAGGAAGCTTTGACAGCAACAAGTCTGTAATTGAACGGCGTTATTCAGATTTTGAGAAACTGCACAGAAATCTTCTGGAGGACTTTAGTGAAGAATTGGAAGATGTGACCTTTCCCAAAAAAGCCTTAACAGGgaacttcacagaagaaataaTCAATGAGAGAAAACTAGCCTTTAAGGACTACCTGAGGCGTCTTTATTCTATGAAATATATCCGAAGATCAAAAAAATTTATTGACTTTTTAACAAAGCCAGAGCTTCAGGAAGCATACGGCTGCCTGCGAGGTGGCCACTACACCAAAGCTTTGGAAATCCTTTTAGAAGTCATTGGTCTGCAGGAGAGGCTGACGAGAGGCAACCCTGTCTCAATTGTCCCTACTCTCTGTGCTATTGTGGTGTGCCACAAGGACCTGGACAACCCAGCAAGTGCCTTTGAATATGGAGAAAAAGCTCTATCACGCCTTCAGGTACATAACAGTCACAAGTATTATATTCCCCTGTTAGAAGCAATGATAACTTTGGCATATGAACTTGGAAAGGATTTTTTGTCTTTGCAAGAGAAACTGGAAGAATGGAAGGCAAAAAAAGATCCCGTACGAGTTTTTACCCTGAAAGAACTTGCAGTTCGGGAGTATGTACAATGA